Proteins encoded by one window of Candidatus Hydrogenedentota bacterium:
- a CDS encoding O-antigen ligase family protein: MQQPFPPLSSAQFAVTLATITAATLLIFGPSRIVLTALFLVALLDHPFRSHAIIHAAGIEWHPRELLLLALFAHGAVACMRRRFWLEWTPIHFGMLLYTAVFAYAAWRGLWLGHTPGDIIAESRAPLFLGAFWIFAGTVRDPRDLAYYRYLALCALVLMAAATIAAFGWFALHGPIPNTQNAFGEFVPRLIQGLPLQSIRPAGHAWLEAGLVVVLSMLMCPREPGLRKAIYVPLALLFAAAIATGMMRTAIISVGVSLAVLCWLNLPRAGRGLALALGMGLIAVAAPMALLQPDRLPGAPIETDRSLTARAVESAGALEAIRQRPFFGAGLGSGFEALGLAQKDSASSAIPEEYRSLHNAWLYIAWKSGLAGLGIALLALGIILLHSQQIINRLPAMNERCLGRGLQAALAGQLVASAAMPRLTWSSGALFLSIWATAFLLLERRVEK; this comes from the coding sequence TTGCAACAACCGTTCCCGCCGCTTTCATCCGCGCAGTTCGCCGTCACCCTCGCCACAATCACCGCAGCCACCCTCCTGATCTTCGGCCCGTCACGCATCGTCCTGACCGCCCTCTTCCTCGTCGCCCTGCTCGACCACCCCTTCCGTTCCCACGCGATCATCCACGCCGCCGGCATCGAGTGGCATCCCCGAGAACTCCTCCTGCTCGCCCTCTTCGCGCACGGCGCCGTGGCCTGCATGCGGCGGCGCTTCTGGCTGGAATGGACCCCCATACACTTCGGCATGCTCCTCTACACCGCCGTCTTCGCTTACGCCGCCTGGCGCGGCCTCTGGCTTGGCCATACCCCCGGCGACATCATCGCCGAATCCCGCGCCCCGCTTTTCCTCGGAGCCTTCTGGATCTTCGCCGGCACAGTCCGCGACCCGCGCGACCTCGCCTACTACCGCTACCTCGCCCTCTGCGCCCTCGTCCTGATGGCCGCCGCCACCATCGCCGCCTTCGGCTGGTTCGCCCTCCACGGCCCCATCCCCAATACCCAGAACGCATTCGGAGAGTTCGTCCCCCGCCTGATTCAGGGTCTCCCCCTGCAATCCATCCGCCCCGCGGGCCACGCCTGGCTGGAAGCCGGTTTGGTCGTGGTCCTATCCATGCTGATGTGCCCGCGCGAGCCCGGGTTACGCAAGGCCATCTACGTCCCCCTGGCCCTCCTCTTCGCCGCCGCCATCGCCACCGGCATGATGCGCACCGCGATCATCTCCGTGGGGGTATCGCTCGCCGTCCTGTGCTGGCTAAACCTGCCGCGCGCAGGACGCGGTCTGGCGTTGGCCCTCGGCATGGGCCTCATCGCGGTCGCCGCGCCCATGGCGCTGCTCCAACCCGACCGCCTCCCCGGCGCGCCAATAGAAACCGATCGCTCCCTCACCGCGCGCGCGGTGGAAAGTGCCGGCGCCCTGGAAGCCATTCGCCAGCGCCCCTTCTTCGGCGCGGGCCTCGGCTCCGGTTTCGAGGCGCTCGGCCTCGCCCAGAAAGACAGCGCCTCAAGCGCCATTCCCGAGGAATACCGGAGCCTCCACAACGCCTGGCTCTACATCGCGTGGAAAAGCGGGCTGGCCGGACTGGGGATCGCGCTGCTTGCGCTCGGAATAATTCTGCTGCACAGCCAGCAAATCATAAACCGCCTGCCCGCCATGAACGAGCGCTGCCTCGGGCGTGGATTGCAAGCCGCGCTCGCCGGACAGCTCGTCGCGTCCGCCGCCATGCCCCGCCTCACCTGGTCTTCGGGCGCCCTGTTCCTGAGCATCTGGGCCACGGCCTTCCTGCTGCTCGAACGGCGCGTCGAAAAGTAA
- a CDS encoding phosphoribosylglycinamide formyltransferase encodes MTLRLAVLLSGSGSTLQNLLDHIDAETLDASVACVIASRASAFGLERASKRGIPAVAITSREFPDVGARNEAIWAEIRRHEADLVVLAGYMSLISVPPDYAHRIVNVHPALIPAFCGQGMYGHHVHEAVLAYGAKITGATVHFVDEAYDHGPIIMQESIPVHDSDTPDSLAERVQALERKLYPKAIQMIAEGRVRVEGRRVHVR; translated from the coding sequence ATGACACTTCGTCTGGCGGTGCTGCTTTCTGGCAGCGGATCCACGCTTCAAAATCTTCTCGATCACATTGACGCCGAGACGTTGGACGCGTCGGTGGCGTGCGTGATTGCGTCGCGGGCGTCGGCGTTCGGTCTTGAGCGGGCGTCGAAGCGTGGGATTCCGGCCGTGGCCATCACGTCGCGGGAATTCCCGGACGTCGGTGCGCGGAACGAGGCCATCTGGGCGGAGATCCGGCGCCACGAGGCGGACCTGGTGGTGCTTGCGGGGTATATGTCGCTAATCTCGGTGCCGCCGGACTACGCGCACCGGATCGTGAACGTGCATCCGGCGCTTATTCCGGCGTTCTGCGGTCAGGGCATGTATGGGCATCACGTGCACGAGGCGGTGTTGGCGTATGGGGCGAAGATCACGGGCGCCACGGTACATTTCGTGGACGAGGCGTACGATCACGGCCCGATCATCATGCAGGAGTCGATTCCCGTGCATGACAGCGACACGCCGGACTCGCTTGCGGAGCGGGTGCAGGCCCTGGAGCGGAAGCTGTACCCCAAGGCGATCCAGATGATTGCGGAGGGGAGGGTCCGCGTGGAAGGCCGCCGGGTTCACGTGCGGTAA
- the rho gene encoding transcription termination factor Rho, whose translation MAEKTATDRGPGRPKNKGRNPKRANQNGSNRGPQNNRNRRPGGPPNRAQQQQPRRNAPAVLDVANEPMPEYVDGPELNITDLKSMTMPELNEAAQALGIEEYGGLKKQDLIFAVLQRSIEKAGSIYGEGTLEILPDGFGFLRSPDYSYLPGPDDIYVSPSQIRKFALRTGDSITGHVRPPKEGERYFALLKVESVNNESPEIAHKRIIFDSLTPIHPDERFTLEVGQKEIAMRIMDLISPVGKGQRGLIVAAPFTGKTVLLQKIANSITTNHPDVTVIVLLIDERPEEVTDMQRSVKGEVIASTFDEPPERHVQVAEMVLNKARRLVEHKRDVVILLDSITRLARAYNILVPSSGKVLSGGVDANALQRPKRFFGAARNIEEGGSLTILATALVETGSRMDDVIFEEFKGTGNMEIHLDRRLMEKRIFPAIDVNRSRTRQEERLVNAEDLQRIWLLLRVLSDRELQEASELLIEKLKKTKSNEEFLSKMQKM comes from the coding sequence ATGGCAGAAAAGACAGCCACCGACCGCGGCCCGGGGCGTCCCAAGAACAAGGGGCGCAACCCGAAACGGGCCAATCAGAACGGCAGCAACCGCGGCCCGCAGAATAATCGGAACCGCCGCCCCGGGGGGCCTCCAAACCGGGCGCAGCAGCAGCAGCCGCGGCGAAACGCGCCGGCGGTCCTGGATGTGGCGAACGAGCCGATGCCCGAGTATGTGGATGGGCCGGAACTGAACATCACGGACCTCAAGTCCATGACGATGCCGGAGCTCAACGAGGCGGCACAGGCGCTGGGCATTGAGGAATACGGGGGCCTGAAGAAGCAGGACCTGATTTTTGCGGTGTTGCAGCGCAGCATCGAGAAGGCGGGATCGATCTACGGGGAGGGGACGCTTGAGATCCTTCCCGACGGTTTCGGGTTCCTGCGTTCGCCGGACTACTCGTACCTGCCGGGCCCGGACGACATTTATGTGTCGCCGTCGCAGATCCGGAAGTTTGCGCTGCGGACGGGCGACAGCATCACGGGGCACGTTCGCCCGCCGAAGGAAGGCGAGCGTTACTTTGCGCTGCTGAAGGTGGAGTCGGTGAACAACGAGTCGCCGGAAATCGCGCACAAGCGGATCATTTTCGACAGCCTCACGCCGATCCACCCGGACGAGCGCTTCACGCTGGAGGTGGGCCAGAAAGAGATCGCCATGCGCATCATGGATCTGATCTCTCCGGTTGGCAAGGGGCAGCGCGGGCTTATCGTTGCGGCCCCGTTTACGGGCAAGACGGTGCTTTTGCAGAAAATCGCGAACAGCATCACTACGAATCACCCGGATGTCACGGTCATCGTGCTTCTGATCGACGAGCGCCCCGAGGAAGTGACGGACATGCAGCGATCGGTGAAGGGCGAGGTGATCGCGTCGACCTTCGACGAGCCGCCGGAGCGCCACGTGCAGGTGGCGGAGATGGTGCTGAACAAGGCGCGGCGTCTGGTGGAGCATAAGCGGGATGTGGTTATCCTGCTGGACTCGATCACGCGCCTGGCGCGCGCGTACAACATCCTCGTGCCGAGCAGCGGCAAGGTGCTGTCGGGCGGCGTGGACGCAAACGCGCTGCAGCGCCCGAAGCGCTTTTTCGGCGCGGCGCGCAACATTGAAGAGGGTGGCAGCCTTACGATTCTGGCGACGGCGCTGGTGGAGACGGGCAGCCGCATGGACGACGTCATCTTCGAGGAGTTCAAGGGCACGGGCAACATGGAGATCCATCTGGATCGCCGCCTGATGGAGAAGCGCATTTTCCCGGCGATCGATGTGAACCGTTCGCGGACGCGCCAGGAAGAGCGCCTGGTGAATGCGGAAGATCTCCAGCGGATCTGGCTCCTGCTTCGTGTGCTGAGCGATCGCGAGCTTCAGGAGGCGTCCGAGCTGCTGATTGAGAAGCTGAAGAAGACCAAGTCGAACGAAGAATTCCTCTCGAAGATGCAGAAGATGTGA
- the polA gene encoding DNA polymerase I, with product MAFAFRAYYAIRAALTDSEGNPTNALYGFTRVLLKIIREHDPSHVAVVFDAPGKTFRDEMYADYKATRRETPPDLKAQFPMMHDMVRALNIPLLVAPGVEADDVIGTLARQAEAGGMEAVLVTGDKDLQQLVSEHVTVYDPNKGDGGMWYDAAAVRERFGVGPENVVDALALIGDTADNVPGVRGIGDKTAKKLLEKYTSLEGLYEHIDELKGKQKENLVADREQAFFSRELVTIKTDVPLEFGPADCARREYEPEQLTEALVRFAFHSLIEELLPGSTGKAATCAYHLVLEETELKAMIARMRKAGIFAVDTETTSTDPMRAKLVGISCCCDEESAYYIPIAHTEESLTVMEDPDDLTTVTRLSPVPAETALDLLRPLFADEAVGKVGHNIKYDLIVLARAGVPLRGISMDTMLASYLTDPSTLRHNLDEVSLQHLRRKLIPISEVIGTGSKSVTFDHVPIHSACAYAAEDADATWRLSGIFRERLKTLELESLFMDVEMPLIHVLARMEQAGIAVDVDVFDALRGEIETRLGALTAEIVELAGEPFKINSPKQLQVILFDKLGLKPVRKTKTGYSTDERVLEVLAHEHPLPERILEYRMLEKLRGTYVDALPRLIHPETGRIHTSYNQAVAATGRLSSSDPNLQNIPVRNAYGRRIREAFIPSQPDRVLISADYSQIELRVLAHLSGDANLLDAFRRGADIHTETASRVFGVAEDAVTAEMRRKAKAVNFGVVYGISAFGLGRNLGISNAEAGEFIDGYFAQYPGIRAWLDETLERARAQGYVTTILNRRRYVPDISSGNVNMRRAGERVAINTPVQGSAADIIKLAMIELDRVLADEDAQMLLQVHDELVVETPAASAEDVSNMMRNVMEKVLTLQVPLRVDVGSGKNWAEIH from the coding sequence ATGGCTTTTGCGTTTCGGGCGTATTACGCGATCCGGGCGGCGCTGACGGACAGCGAGGGGAACCCGACGAATGCGCTTTATGGCTTTACGCGGGTGTTGCTGAAGATCATCCGGGAGCATGATCCGAGCCATGTGGCGGTGGTGTTTGACGCGCCGGGGAAGACGTTTCGCGACGAGATGTACGCGGATTACAAGGCGACGCGGCGGGAGACGCCGCCGGATCTGAAGGCGCAGTTCCCGATGATGCACGATATGGTTCGGGCGCTGAATATTCCGCTGCTGGTGGCTCCGGGGGTGGAGGCGGACGACGTGATCGGTACGCTGGCGCGGCAGGCGGAGGCCGGGGGTATGGAGGCGGTGCTGGTGACGGGGGACAAGGATCTGCAGCAGCTTGTTTCGGAGCATGTGACGGTGTACGACCCGAACAAGGGGGATGGGGGGATGTGGTATGACGCGGCGGCGGTGCGGGAGCGGTTTGGCGTGGGTCCGGAGAACGTTGTGGACGCGCTGGCGCTGATCGGGGACACGGCGGACAACGTGCCGGGGGTGAGGGGGATTGGGGACAAGACGGCGAAGAAGCTGCTGGAGAAGTATACCTCGCTTGAGGGGCTTTACGAGCACATTGACGAACTGAAGGGGAAGCAGAAGGAGAACCTGGTCGCGGACCGGGAGCAGGCCTTCTTCAGCCGCGAGTTGGTGACGATTAAGACGGATGTGCCGCTGGAGTTTGGTCCGGCCGATTGCGCGCGCCGGGAATACGAGCCTGAACAGCTCACCGAGGCGCTGGTTCGTTTTGCGTTTCACAGCCTGATCGAGGAGCTTCTTCCAGGTAGCACGGGTAAAGCGGCGACGTGCGCGTATCACCTGGTGCTGGAGGAGACGGAGCTGAAGGCGATGATCGCGCGGATGCGGAAGGCGGGTATCTTCGCGGTAGACACGGAGACGACGTCGACGGATCCGATGCGGGCGAAGCTGGTGGGGATTTCGTGTTGCTGCGACGAGGAGTCGGCGTATTACATTCCGATCGCGCATACGGAGGAGTCGCTGACGGTGATGGAGGATCCGGATGATTTGACGACGGTGACGCGGCTATCGCCCGTGCCGGCGGAGACGGCGCTGGATCTGTTGCGTCCGCTGTTTGCGGACGAGGCGGTGGGGAAGGTGGGCCACAACATCAAGTATGACCTGATTGTACTTGCGCGGGCGGGCGTTCCGCTGCGCGGAATATCGATGGACACGATGCTTGCGTCCTACTTGACAGACCCGTCCACGTTAAGGCACAATTTAGATGAAGTTAGCCTTCAACACCTCCGGCGGAAACTAATCCCAATCTCCGAAGTTATCGGCACGGGGTCCAAGTCCGTCACCTTTGATCACGTTCCCATTCACAGCGCTTGCGCGTATGCGGCGGAAGACGCCGACGCGACGTGGCGCCTTTCCGGAATCTTCCGGGAACGATTAAAGACCCTCGAACTTGAATCATTGTTTATGGATGTGGAAATGCCTTTGATCCACGTCCTGGCCCGCATGGAGCAGGCGGGCATCGCGGTCGATGTAGATGTGTTCGACGCGCTTCGCGGGGAGATTGAGACGCGGCTTGGCGCGTTGACGGCGGAAATCGTCGAGCTGGCCGGGGAACCCTTCAAGATTAACTCCCCTAAGCAGCTTCAGGTAATTCTCTTCGACAAGCTTGGATTGAAGCCCGTCCGTAAGACGAAGACAGGGTATTCCACGGACGAGCGCGTCCTTGAGGTGCTTGCGCACGAACATCCGCTGCCCGAACGCATCCTCGAATACCGCATGCTTGAGAAGCTGCGGGGCACGTATGTGGATGCGCTGCCCCGGCTGATTCACCCGGAGACCGGCCGGATTCACACGTCGTACAACCAGGCGGTTGCGGCGACGGGACGTCTTTCGAGCAGCGACCCGAACCTTCAGAATATACCTGTGCGGAACGCCTACGGGCGTCGAATCCGCGAAGCGTTCATACCCAGCCAGCCTGATCGCGTGCTGATTTCGGCTGACTATTCACAAATTGAATTGCGCGTACTGGCGCACCTTTCCGGGGACGCGAACCTTCTGGACGCGTTCCGGCGGGGCGCGGACATCCACACGGAGACGGCGTCGCGGGTATTTGGCGTGGCGGAGGATGCGGTGACGGCGGAGATGCGCCGGAAGGCGAAAGCGGTGAATTTTGGCGTGGTGTATGGCATCAGCGCGTTCGGGCTTGGCCGGAACCTGGGTATCAGCAACGCGGAAGCCGGCGAGTTTATCGATGGCTACTTTGCGCAGTATCCGGGAATCCGGGCCTGGCTCGACGAGACCCTGGAGCGGGCCCGCGCGCAGGGCTATGTGACAACGATCTTGAACCGGCGCCGCTATGTGCCGGATATTAGCAGCGGGAATGTAAACATGCGCCGCGCTGGAGAACGGGTTGCTATCAACACCCCGGTTCAGGGGAGCGCGGCGGATATCATCAAGCTGGCGATGATCGAGCTTGATCGCGTGCTGGCGGACGAAGATGCACAGATGCTGTTGCAGGTGCATGACGAGCTGGTGGTGGAGACACCGGCGGCGTCCGCCGAAGACGTATCGAACATGATGAGGAACGTCATGGAAAAGGTGCTCACGCTTCAGGTTCCCCTTCGGGTGGACGTGGGCTCCGGAAAAAACTGGGCGGAAATACATTAA
- the lpxB gene encoding lipid-A-disaccharide synthase, producing the protein MKRLFFVAGEASGDTHGANLIRALRAACPDVACEGLGGARMAAEGMLLRHDLAGAAIMGFTEVVKHFRGIRRLFLDTAAHIEASRPDAVVLIDYPGFNIRLAQRVKRMGIPVIYYISPQVWAWKKKRVHTLAACVDKMLVIFPFEVAIYEQVGLPCAYVGHPLLDHIAGYQAPEGASGELVVGLLPGSREQEIRRLLGPMIAVARGIARSRPEARFVAPVVDGARAAQARAIAGDFPLEIVEGGMYDVLSRARFCMVASGTATLETALFGVPFMIFYRVTAVTYWLAKLLVDIRYIGIVNILAGRGIVPEFIQGAIQPGHILPQALRLIESSPERARMTADLREVQSMLGDGGASQNAAREILALLDRTS; encoded by the coding sequence GTGAAGCGGCTGTTTTTTGTGGCCGGCGAGGCCTCGGGCGATACGCACGGCGCGAACCTGATCCGCGCGCTTCGGGCGGCGTGTCCCGATGTGGCGTGCGAGGGCCTGGGGGGGGCGCGGATGGCGGCGGAGGGCATGTTGCTGCGCCACGATCTGGCGGGGGCGGCGATCATGGGTTTCACGGAGGTGGTGAAACATTTCCGGGGGATCCGGCGGTTGTTTCTGGACACCGCGGCGCACATTGAGGCGAGCCGGCCCGACGCGGTGGTGCTGATTGATTATCCGGGCTTTAACATCCGCCTGGCGCAGCGGGTCAAGCGGATGGGCATTCCGGTCATCTATTACATCAGCCCGCAGGTGTGGGCGTGGAAGAAGAAGCGGGTGCACACGCTGGCGGCGTGCGTGGACAAGATGCTGGTCATCTTTCCGTTTGAGGTGGCGATCTATGAGCAGGTGGGGTTGCCGTGCGCGTATGTGGGCCACCCGCTGCTGGATCATATTGCGGGCTACCAGGCGCCGGAGGGGGCGTCGGGTGAACTTGTGGTGGGGCTGCTGCCCGGCAGCCGGGAGCAGGAGATCCGCCGGCTGCTGGGGCCGATGATCGCAGTGGCGCGGGGCATCGCGCGGTCGCGCCCGGAGGCCCGGTTTGTTGCGCCGGTGGTGGATGGGGCGCGGGCGGCGCAGGCGCGCGCGATCGCGGGGGATTTCCCGCTGGAGATTGTGGAGGGGGGCATGTACGATGTGCTTTCGCGCGCGCGCTTCTGCATGGTTGCGTCGGGCACGGCGACGCTGGAGACGGCGCTTTTCGGCGTGCCGTTCATGATTTTTTACCGGGTGACGGCGGTGACGTACTGGCTGGCGAAATTGTTGGTGGACATCCGGTATATCGGTATAGTAAACATATTGGCGGGACGCGGTATTGTGCCGGAGTTTATCCAGGGCGCGATCCAGCCCGGCCATATCCTTCCGCAGGCCCTGCGCCTCATAGAATCCTCGCCGGAACGCGCCCGGATGACCGCGGATCTCCGGGAAGTACAGTCGATGTTGGGAGACGGCGGCGCCTCGCAGAACGCCGCGCGTGAAATTCTCGCCCTTTTGGATCGGACCTCATGA
- a CDS encoding Gfo/Idh/MocA family oxidoreductase: protein MSVIRAGVVGVGHLGYHHARNYAALPGVELAGVADPDEKNRLRAAGDFTVPGYSDVHGLIAAGVDVVSVATPTTSHADVVNTLLQAGVHVLVEKPMAATVEEAETMAALAKTHGCVLQVGHIERFNGAVLAFSEAIKAPRFIECHRLSPFPGRGTDVSVVLDLMIHDLDIVLALDSSEVVSLDAVGVPVFSTSEDIANVRIRFASGCVANLTSSRVSLERMRKIRIFEDNAYLSTDYSAQEVMVYRKKPGALPPDANPMEHIQIEPLPVTKDEPLKLELQSFVDAVREGRAPVVSGADGVKALKLARDIMDFIRNHA, encoded by the coding sequence ATGTCGGTAATTCGTGCTGGCGTTGTGGGCGTGGGGCATCTTGGCTACCACCACGCGCGGAACTATGCGGCCCTGCCGGGCGTAGAGCTGGCGGGCGTGGCGGATCCGGACGAGAAGAACCGCCTGCGCGCGGCCGGGGATTTCACCGTGCCGGGCTACAGCGATGTGCACGGGCTGATCGCGGCGGGGGTGGATGTGGTTTCGGTTGCGACGCCGACGACGTCGCACGCGGACGTGGTGAACACGTTGCTTCAGGCGGGGGTGCACGTGCTGGTGGAGAAGCCGATGGCGGCGACGGTGGAAGAGGCGGAGACGATGGCCGCGCTGGCGAAGACGCACGGTTGCGTGTTGCAGGTGGGGCATATTGAGCGGTTCAACGGTGCGGTGCTGGCGTTTTCCGAGGCGATCAAGGCGCCGAGGTTTATCGAGTGTCACCGGCTGAGCCCGTTTCCGGGGCGGGGCACGGATGTGAGCGTGGTGCTGGATCTGATGATCCACGATCTGGACATTGTGCTGGCGCTGGATTCTTCCGAGGTGGTTTCTCTGGACGCGGTGGGCGTGCCGGTGTTTTCGACGAGCGAGGACATCGCGAACGTGCGGATCCGGTTTGCTTCTGGGTGCGTGGCCAACCTGACGAGCAGCCGGGTGTCGCTGGAGCGGATGCGTAAGATCCGGATATTCGAGGACAACGCGTATCTGAGCACGGATTACAGCGCGCAGGAGGTGATGGTGTACCGGAAGAAGCCGGGGGCGCTGCCGCCGGACGCGAATCCGATGGAACATATCCAGATCGAGCCGCTGCCGGTGACGAAGGACGAGCCGTTGAAGCTGGAGTTGCAGTCGTTTGTGGATGCGGTGCGCGAAGGGCGCGCGCCCGTGGTTTCGGGGGCCGATGGGGTGAAGGCGTTGAAGCTGGCGCGGGACATTATGGACTTCATCCGGAATCACGCGTGA
- a CDS encoding HAD-IA family hydrolase, whose product MVRAVLFDLDGTLMDSTDAIVDSWFYTFDTIGEPRPDREAIIRSIGYPLRKQFPMFTEFDVNECIRIYRAHYTEHSPPKTSLLPGAAEMLSDFAAAGFRMGFVTSKKREASEMLLAHLGVLHYMEARIGPLEVTRHKPDPEPVEKAMAQLGVGPAETVFVGDMHFDVLAGQAAGVTPVAVTTGYQSRAELEVLGPAAVLDSLHEVRDFVLALHGAARVG is encoded by the coding sequence ATGGTTCGCGCGGTACTTTTTGATCTTGATGGCACGTTGATGGATTCCACGGATGCGATTGTGGACTCGTGGTTTTATACGTTTGATACGATTGGCGAGCCTCGGCCGGACCGGGAGGCGATCATTCGGAGTATTGGTTATCCGCTTCGGAAGCAGTTTCCGATGTTCACGGAATTTGATGTGAACGAGTGTATCCGGATTTACCGCGCGCACTACACGGAGCACAGTCCCCCGAAGACGTCGCTGCTGCCGGGGGCGGCGGAGATGCTTTCGGACTTTGCGGCGGCGGGATTCCGGATGGGGTTTGTGACGTCGAAGAAGCGGGAGGCGTCGGAGATGCTTCTGGCGCACCTGGGCGTGCTGCATTACATGGAGGCACGGATTGGTCCGCTGGAGGTGACCAGGCACAAGCCGGATCCGGAGCCGGTGGAGAAGGCAATGGCGCAGTTGGGGGTGGGGCCGGCGGAGACGGTGTTTGTGGGGGACATGCATTTCGATGTGCTGGCGGGCCAGGCGGCGGGGGTGACGCCGGTGGCGGTGACGACGGGGTACCAGAGCCGGGCGGAGCTGGAGGTGCTCGGGCCGGCGGCGGTGCTGGATTCGCTGCACGAGGTTCGGGACTTTGTTCTGGCGTTGCACGGCGCGGCGCGGGTGGGGTAG